One Hermetia illucens chromosome 4, iHerIll2.2.curated.20191125, whole genome shotgun sequence DNA segment encodes these proteins:
- the LOC119655143 gene encoding mucin-5AC-like, with the protein MRHQIIIGTLLVIAAAIAGETQLNSRGLELKSTSGFLNNADIAAHIHFSAGNQLLPSRPKLLDSYLAPVMQALAYHIELLQYEPLAGTTIEPPFQGAESLGVSSTTPYPISSSITQTPSTTVNVWWQPSTTKKPEILLTTQKPTSMPWWQKPTTTSSATIVIQKPGEISTSSTQKPSSSVWWKPTSVTTTTPSQPWWQVNGTSTATISTTSTPWWQTSTSTKGPPNASIPWWQSSTTHLSTSTSKTSATWWPTTPKPVRTTTPTTRKPWWQVTTTGKPPTSAIWWGLTNGKPSSSWVQVQSTSTKPPSSTLWWQTSSKPSFTKPTSSAPWQSTAEPIHFSSTQKPWWLQFSTTTATKKPWWGSRPGDIFPSTTSTKKPLTGWWSSTKTTQNWWNSSRPSTQWWQQSTTKRPSVQVSWQSTQKPWWQASSSVDKPWWYTTTTRKPITSIWWNSPSFVASNNKPVSKPTLYTTNGVGLVETTPFHFPGNFAPAQSHNALLNEYLTQSVDDTDNDAEGNEVYTITAAPPLTTRKESSTTRKDSNWPFDTPSLAADTNFLDWLLQGKSKVIPNDIEYDFSMLDPYPGNLIHDILKEKSELPALRDIDNVNEFLKVYDDSYGRYHPISGKKRIPPTKPYVEFLMLYDLLKREAKSLNLTIYEGYSEKMIEELSATSKRSAEIQLHILMTRMLEQKEVKRNDVTSRIKSIIKDLENPGSTTARALHVIPPIQFVP; encoded by the exons ACGCAGTTGAACTCACGTGGATTAGAGTTAAAATCGACGTCGGGATTCCTTAACAACGCTGATATCGCTGCTCATATACATTTTTCTGCTGGGAACCAATTATTACCGAGCCGGCCGAAATTGCTGGATAGTTATTTGGCACCCGTAATGCAAGCTTTAGCATATCATATAGAGTTACTTCAATATGAACCTCTTGCTGGAACCACAATCGAGCCACCTTTTCAAGGTGCCGAATCATTAGGAGTAAGTTCCACAACTCCCTATCCTATTAGTTCATCAATAACACAAACGCCTTCTACTACGGTTAACGTTTGGTGGCAGCCGTCTACAACCAAAAAACCTGAAATATTACTTACAACGCAAAAACCTACTTCAATGCCTTGGTGGCAAAAGCCAACAACAACTAGCAGCGCGACAATAGTAATACAAAAACCCGGAGAAATTTCTACAAGTTCAACACAAAAGCCATCTTCTAGTGTATGGTGGAAGCCAACATCTGTCACGACAACGACACCATCTCAACCGTGGTGGCAAGTAAACGGGACCTCCACAGCAACAATTTCAACGACATCAACCCCTTGGTGGCAAACAAGCACGTCGACGAAAGGGCCTCCAAATGCATCTATCCCTTGGTGGCAATCGAGCACAACACATTTATCAACTTCAACATCGAAAACTTCAGCTACATGGTGGCCCACAACTCCAAAGCCAGTTCGTACAACTACACCCACTACTCGGAAGCCCTGGTGGCAGGTCACTACAACTGGAAAACCGCCTACATCCGCAATTTGGTGGGGGCTGACAAATGGAAAGCCAAGTTCATCGTGGGTTCAAGTGCAATCAACCTCTACGAAGCCACCGTCGTCAACATTGTGGTGGCAAACTTCCTCCAAACCCAGTTTCACTAAACCAACTTCATCTGCTCCATGGCAAAGTACTGCTGAGCCCATTCATTTTAGTTCAACTCAGAAACCATGGTGGCTACAATTTTCGACAACTACCGCAACTAAAAAACCATGGTGGGGAAGCCGACCAGGAGATATTTTTCCATCAACTACGAGTACAAAGAAGCCGCTAACAGGATGGTGGTCGTCGACCAAAACAACACAGAACTGGTGGAACAGCAGCAGACCATCAACTCAGTGGTGGCAACAATCTACAACTAAGCGTCCAAGCGTTCAAGTATCTTGGCAGTCTACACAAAAACCCTGGTGGCAAGCCTCGTCATCAGTTGACAAGCCGTGGTGGTACACAACAACCACCAGAAAACCTATCACATCGATTTGGTGGAACTCTCCATCTTTCGTTGCTAGTAACAATAAACCGGTTTCAAAACCTACGTTGTATACAACCAATGGAGTTGGTCTGGTAGAAACAACTCCATTTCATTTTCCTGGAAACTTCGCCCCTGCACAATCTCACAACGCTCTCCTGAACGAATATTTGACTCAAAGTGTGGATGATACCGATAATGACGCTGAAGGCAACGAAGTTTACACTATTACTGCCGCGCCTCCTTTAACAACCAGAAAGGAATCCTCTACAACTCGTAAAGATTCTAATTGGCCTTTTGATACACCTTCTCTAGCGGCCGATACCAACTTCTTAGATTGGTTATTGCAAGGAAAATCAAAAGTAATTCCAAACGATATTG AATACGATTTCTCTATGCTCGACCCATACCCCGGAAACTTAATTCACGATATCTTGAAGGAAAAATCAGAGTTACCAGCATTGCGAGATATTGATAATGTGAACGAATTTCTAAAGGTGTATGATGATTCATACGGTAGATATCATCCCATCAGTGGCAAAAAACGGATTCCACCAACGAAACCATATGTGGAATTCCTTATGCTTTACGACTTGCTGAAACGGGAAGCTAAATCGCTGAATCTAACTATATACGAA gGATACAGTGAAAAAATGATTGAAGAATTATCTGCGACTTCAAAACGATCAGCGGAGATACAGCTGCATATTCTAATGACTCGGATGCTGGAACAAAAAGAAGTCAAACGAAACGATGTCACTTCAAGAATTAAATCAATTATAAAAG